Proteins encoded together in one Salarchaeum sp. JOR-1 window:
- a CDS encoding succinate dehydrogenase hydrophobic membrane anchor subunit — translation MAERYSSFSRGGLAWFLQRATAAFLVVTLAFHFFLLHFYNHAPEITFAGSMGRMEVPAYWLTMVLFLGTATFHGVNGIYNALVNQGISGTPKRVAKWVLIVAGAALFVQGLRVSFALAGGSLL, via the coding sequence ATGGCAGAACGTTACTCCTCGTTCAGTCGCGGCGGCCTGGCGTGGTTCCTGCAGCGAGCAACCGCGGCGTTCCTCGTTGTGACGCTCGCGTTCCACTTCTTCCTCCTGCACTTCTACAACCACGCGCCCGAAATCACGTTCGCGGGCAGCATGGGCCGAATGGAGGTACCGGCGTACTGGCTGACGATGGTGTTGTTCCTCGGAACGGCGACGTTCCACGGCGTCAACGGCATCTACAACGCACTCGTCAATCAGGGAATCAGCGGCACGCCGAAGCGCGTCGCGAAGTGGGTGCTGATCGTCGCGGGAGCCGCCCTGTTCGTGCAGGGGCTCCGCGTCTCGTTCGCACTCGCCGGAGGTAGTCTACTATGA
- the sdhC gene encoding succinate dehydrogenase, cytochrome b556 subunit has translation MSQSYDRGLIEDFGRWREFSAGMWAWVFHKFTGWVLIAYLFTHIAVLSTSIEAADASAAVIANGEDIYTQTLHGLESIVIVRFLEVGLLAVAVFHILNGVRLLLVDLGLGLEQQDKSFYASLVLTGAIVVASVPTFLAGAF, from the coding sequence ATGAGTCAGTCGTACGACCGGGGCCTCATCGAGGACTTCGGCCGATGGCGGGAGTTCTCGGCCGGCATGTGGGCCTGGGTGTTTCATAAGTTCACGGGGTGGGTACTCATCGCGTACCTGTTCACGCACATCGCCGTTCTCAGCACGTCCATCGAAGCGGCGGACGCGTCCGCCGCCGTCATCGCGAACGGCGAGGACATCTACACCCAGACGCTCCACGGCCTCGAAAGCATCGTCATCGTCCGATTCCTCGAGGTTGGTCTGCTCGCGGTCGCCGTCTTCCACATCCTGAACGGCGTTCGCCTGCTCCTCGTGGATCTCGGACTCGGACTCGAACAGCAAGACAAGAGCTTCTACGCGTCGCTCGTCCTCACCGGCGCTATCGTCGTGGCGAGCGTCCCGACGTTCCTCGCGGGGGCATTCTAA
- a CDS encoding succinylglutamate desuccinylase/aspartoacylase family protein: MTDGAFTYNGGRVDPGETADIRYSISETYLGDPVRIPVTIVNGPHDGPTVFLSAAVHGDELNGIEVVREVAQDWPHDNLHGTLVCLPVVNVPGFTAQQRYLPIYDRDLNRSFPGNDTSTSAKRMAHQLFTNFIEPCDYGMDFHTSTRGRSNMLHVRADMDDENVAALARAFGSNVIIDSTGPDGTLRREASDAGVPTVTVEMGEAHRFQRRFIDEALDGVASVLAQYGLHPADPVDWPGWRTVIDSGEKTWLRADAGGIVETHYAHGDLVREGDRICTITNPFKSTRDAVAAPFTGLLVGLLENPVVYPGNPLCHLVELDESTRRAYERDRAGTTPQRPA, translated from the coding sequence ATGACAGACGGGGCGTTCACGTACAACGGCGGCCGAGTCGACCCGGGGGAGACCGCCGACATCCGGTACAGCATCAGCGAGACCTACCTCGGAGATCCCGTCCGCATCCCCGTCACCATCGTCAACGGCCCCCACGACGGCCCGACGGTGTTCCTCTCCGCGGCCGTGCACGGCGACGAACTCAACGGCATCGAGGTCGTGCGGGAGGTCGCACAGGACTGGCCGCACGACAACCTCCACGGGACGCTCGTCTGCCTGCCCGTCGTGAACGTCCCCGGGTTCACCGCCCAGCAGCGCTACCTCCCGATCTACGACCGCGACCTCAACCGCTCCTTCCCCGGGAACGACACCTCGACGAGCGCGAAGCGGATGGCGCACCAGCTGTTCACGAACTTCATCGAACCCTGCGACTACGGGATGGACTTCCACACCTCGACGCGCGGCCGGTCGAACATGCTCCACGTCCGCGCCGACATGGACGACGAGAACGTGGCGGCGCTCGCGCGCGCGTTCGGGTCGAACGTCATCATCGACAGCACCGGCCCCGACGGGACGCTCCGCCGGGAAGCGAGCGACGCCGGCGTCCCCACCGTCACGGTCGAGATGGGGGAGGCCCACCGGTTCCAGCGGCGGTTCATCGACGAGGCGCTCGACGGCGTCGCGAGCGTGCTCGCCCAGTACGGCCTCCACCCCGCCGACCCCGTGGACTGGCCGGGCTGGCGGACCGTCATCGACTCCGGCGAGAAGACGTGGCTCCGAGCGGACGCCGGCGGCATCGTCGAGACCCACTACGCGCACGGCGACCTCGTTCGCGAGGGCGACAGGATCTGCACCATCACGAACCCGTTCAAGTCCACGCGAGACGCGGTGGCCGCGCCGTTCACGGGACTGCTCGTCGGCCTCCTCGAAAACCCCGTCGTCTACCCCGGGAACCCGCTCTGCCACCTCGTCGAACTCGACGAATCCACGCGGCGCGCGTACGAACGCGACCGCGCCGGCACGACGCCCCAGCGACCCGCGTAG
- a CDS encoding RimK/LysX family protein, producing MTESVHVGVLSLHTSKETKAILNAVEALGHESTWLREETLSVDVRDGEVTLDPDVDVVVNRLLLSNTEQPAELLGLAHTLEGVTPMLNEPSSVLTAFHKYATATHLTAAGLSVPNAFLSLSADRLNAERPRFGEEAVFKTAIGTHGGGTWKVGADEDVNPRVGERYAFLQELIDRDEDRHRDLRVYVVDGEVIASMRRFAPENDWRTNVALGGDVEGVADLPADAESLARDAASTLGLDMAGVDLVEGEDGWYVLEVNPTAGFKGLFEATSTSPAPDIARLAVERVGGSVDADAVERLRGQFDTSTPSSAPRTPGAPTEQRTIGYTEEVLVSGTSGTERTLAKSDTGASRTSLDTSLAATIGAGPIKRMTKVKSGSMKQGKARPVVDIVVSVNGDRHTVAASLEDRGHMDYPLLLGRDILKHYHVDVTRTTDGEKAEEEELDEE from the coding sequence ATGACCGAGTCGGTACACGTAGGGGTTCTGAGCCTACACACTTCGAAGGAGACGAAAGCCATCCTGAACGCAGTAGAGGCGCTCGGACACGAGTCGACGTGGCTTCGCGAGGAGACGCTGTCCGTGGACGTGCGGGACGGCGAGGTGACGCTAGACCCGGACGTGGACGTGGTCGTGAACCGCCTCCTGCTGTCGAACACGGAACAGCCGGCGGAACTCCTCGGACTGGCACACACGCTGGAGGGCGTGACGCCGATGCTGAACGAGCCGTCGAGCGTCCTGACGGCGTTCCACAAGTACGCGACCGCCACGCACCTCACGGCAGCCGGTCTGTCCGTGCCGAATGCGTTCCTCTCGCTGTCGGCGGATCGCTTGAACGCGGAGCGCCCCCGGTTCGGCGAGGAGGCCGTGTTCAAGACCGCCATCGGGACGCACGGCGGTGGGACGTGGAAGGTCGGGGCAGACGAGGACGTGAACCCCCGCGTGGGCGAGCGGTACGCGTTCCTGCAGGAGCTCATCGACCGCGACGAAGACCGGCACCGCGACCTCCGCGTGTACGTGGTCGACGGCGAAGTCATCGCGTCGATGCGGCGGTTCGCTCCCGAGAACGACTGGCGGACGAACGTCGCGCTCGGCGGGGACGTCGAGGGCGTCGCCGACCTCCCCGCGGACGCGGAGTCGCTCGCGCGGGACGCCGCGTCGACGCTCGGCCTCGACATGGCCGGCGTGGATCTCGTGGAGGGCGAGGACGGCTGGTACGTCCTCGAAGTCAACCCCACCGCGGGCTTCAAGGGCCTGTTCGAGGCGACGAGCACGAGTCCGGCGCCGGACATCGCGCGGCTCGCGGTCGAGCGCGTGGGCGGGAGCGTTGACGCCGACGCGGTCGAGCGCCTCCGCGGGCAGTTCGACACCTCGACGCCGTCGAGCGCGCCGCGGACGCCGGGCGCGCCGACGGAGCAGCGCACCATCGGATACACGGAGGAAGTCCTCGTCTCGGGGACGAGCGGCACCGAGCGCACGCTCGCGAAGTCAGACACGGGCGCTTCGCGCACCAGTCTCGACACGTCGCTCGCCGCGACAATCGGCGCCGGCCCGATCAAGCGCATGACGAAGGTGAAGTCGGGGAGCATGAAACAGGGGAAGGCGCGGCCCGTCGTGGACATCGTGGTGAGCGTGAACGGCGACCGGCACACCGTCGCCGCGAGCCTCGAAGACCGCGGCCACATGGACTACCCGCTCCTGCTCGGCCGGGACATCCTCAAGCACTACCACGTGGACGTGACGCGGACGACGGACGGCGAGAAAGCGGAGGAAGAGGAACTGGACGAGGAGTAG
- a CDS encoding DNA-3-methyladenine glycosylase yields the protein MSDPHDFLRDDPHLGPLVEAHGELTIDPAEDVFARFVTSVIRQQVSMASASATRERLFDAVDVTPDGIREADDEVLRDAGLSRQKTRYVNNIADAFTENDYSKGFFEELSDDEVRDELTSITGVGEWTADMQLLFSLGREDVFPVGDLGVRKGMKTVFEGDLTRAAMRERAERWRPYRSYATLYLWRAEENIAEAVDEVED from the coding sequence ATGAGCGACCCTCACGACTTCCTCCGCGACGACCCTCATCTCGGGCCGCTGGTCGAGGCGCACGGCGAACTCACCATCGACCCCGCCGAGGACGTCTTCGCGCGGTTCGTCACCTCAGTTATCCGCCAGCAGGTGTCGATGGCGTCCGCGTCCGCGACCCGCGAACGCCTGTTCGACGCCGTCGACGTGACGCCCGACGGAATTCGGGAGGCCGACGACGAGGTGCTGCGGGACGCCGGGCTGTCCCGGCAGAAGACGCGGTACGTGAACAACATCGCGGACGCGTTCACCGAGAACGACTACAGCAAAGGGTTCTTCGAGGAACTGAGCGACGACGAGGTGCGCGACGAACTCACCTCGATTACGGGCGTCGGCGAGTGGACCGCGGACATGCAACTCCTGTTCTCGCTCGGCCGCGAGGACGTGTTCCCCGTCGGCGATCTGGGCGTTCGGAAGGGAATGAAGACGGTGTTCGAAGGAGACCTCACGCGCGCCGCAATGCGTGAACGCGCCGAGCGCTGGCGTCCGTACCGGAGTTACGCGACCCTCTACCTCTGGCGCGCCGAGGAGAACATCGCCGAAGCCGTCGACGAAGTCGAGGACTAG
- a CDS encoding 3-hydroxyacyl-CoA dehydrogenase/enoyl-CoA hydratase family protein → MDIENIDTIAVLGAGSMGHGIAEVAALAGYDVNLRDIKEEFVQNGYEQIEWSLDKLADSGQITEDEAESALDRVTPVVDMEEATGDVDFVVEAVPEKMDIKKNVYRELEDHAPEDAVFATNTSSLSITDLSEVTERPERFCGMHFFNPPIRMQLVEVISGEHTDDDVLDLTEALAREFEKTPVRVRKDSPGFIVNRVLVPLLNEAAWTVHEEDATIAEVDSTTKYEMGLPMGSFELADQVGIDVALDVLEYMNDVLGAAYEPCPLLVEKVEADELGKKSGQGFYDYEDGGPDIPTDESSEDVRLRLTAVMANEVAKLVGNDVADPAEIDEAVMLGAGFPDGPARLADDTGLATLRDTLDDLHEETGAERYAPADYLVELADTEGNFHPEHGGEETEQEFDTISMEVTENVGQITLDRPHRMNTVNEALLEELGSAIDALEDDEDARAILITGAGDQAFSAGADVQSMAGSADPLDAVELSRLGQSTFGKLEAADLPVVAGIDGYCLGGGMEMATCADLRVASQRSEFGQPEHNLGLLPGWGGTQRLKNIVGEGRAKEIIFTADRYEAAEMESYGFVNEVTQNDSLEDEAFDLARDLAQGPPLAQKYTKRAMRAGRDSTDAGLEAEAQAFGQLMNTDDLMEGVTAFMGDRDPDFQGE, encoded by the coding sequence ATGGATATCGAAAACATCGACACCATCGCGGTGCTCGGCGCTGGAAGCATGGGCCACGGCATCGCGGAGGTCGCCGCGCTCGCGGGGTACGACGTGAACCTGCGGGACATCAAAGAAGAGTTCGTGCAGAACGGCTACGAGCAGATCGAGTGGAGCCTCGACAAGCTCGCCGACAGCGGCCAGATAACCGAGGACGAGGCCGAGAGCGCGCTCGACCGCGTAACCCCGGTGGTGGACATGGAGGAGGCGACGGGCGACGTCGACTTCGTCGTTGAGGCCGTCCCGGAGAAGATGGACATCAAGAAGAACGTCTACCGGGAGCTCGAAGACCACGCGCCCGAGGACGCGGTGTTCGCGACGAACACCTCCTCGCTCTCCATCACGGATCTCTCCGAGGTGACGGAGCGACCCGAGCGCTTCTGCGGGATGCACTTCTTCAATCCCCCCATCCGGATGCAGCTGGTGGAGGTCATCTCCGGCGAGCACACCGACGACGACGTGCTCGACCTCACCGAAGCCCTCGCGCGTGAGTTCGAGAAGACGCCCGTGCGCGTCCGAAAGGACAGCCCGGGGTTCATCGTGAACCGCGTGCTCGTCCCGCTCCTCAACGAGGCCGCGTGGACCGTCCACGAGGAGGACGCGACCATCGCGGAGGTCGACTCCACGACGAAGTACGAGATGGGCCTCCCGATGGGGTCGTTCGAGCTCGCAGACCAGGTCGGCATCGACGTGGCGCTGGACGTGCTCGAGTACATGAACGACGTGCTCGGCGCGGCCTACGAGCCGTGCCCGCTCCTCGTGGAGAAGGTCGAGGCGGACGAACTCGGGAAGAAGTCCGGGCAGGGGTTCTACGACTACGAGGACGGCGGCCCCGACATCCCGACCGACGAGTCGTCGGAGGACGTGCGCCTCCGCCTCACGGCCGTGATGGCGAACGAGGTCGCGAAGCTCGTCGGCAACGACGTGGCCGACCCCGCCGAAATCGACGAGGCCGTGATGCTCGGCGCGGGCTTCCCGGACGGCCCCGCCCGCCTCGCGGACGACACCGGTCTCGCGACCCTGCGTGACACGCTCGACGACCTCCACGAGGAGACCGGCGCGGAGCGCTACGCGCCCGCCGACTACCTCGTCGAGCTCGCCGACACGGAGGGGAACTTCCACCCCGAGCACGGCGGCGAGGAGACCGAGCAGGAGTTCGACACCATCAGCATGGAGGTGACGGAGAACGTCGGGCAGATCACGCTCGACCGCCCGCACCGCATGAACACCGTGAACGAGGCGCTGCTCGAGGAGCTCGGCAGTGCCATCGACGCACTGGAGGACGACGAGGACGCGCGCGCCATCCTCATCACAGGCGCGGGCGACCAGGCGTTCAGCGCCGGCGCTGACGTGCAGTCCATGGCCGGGAGCGCCGACCCGCTCGACGCCGTCGAACTCTCCCGGCTCGGCCAGTCCACGTTCGGCAAGCTCGAAGCGGCCGACCTCCCGGTCGTCGCCGGTATCGACGGCTACTGCCTCGGCGGCGGCATGGAGATGGCGACCTGCGCCGACCTCCGCGTCGCCAGCCAGCGCAGCGAGTTCGGCCAGCCCGAACACAACCTCGGCCTGCTCCCCGGCTGGGGCGGCACCCAGCGGTTGAAGAACATCGTCGGCGAGGGCCGCGCGAAGGAGATCATCTTCACCGCCGACCGCTACGAGGCCGCCGAGATGGAGTCCTACGGCTTCGTGAACGAGGTCACGCAGAACGACAGCCTCGAAGACGAGGCGTTCGACCTCGCGCGCGACCTCGCGCAGGGCCCGCCGCTCGCCCAGAAGTACACGAAGCGCGCGATGCGCGCCGGCCGCGACAGCACCGACGCCGGTCTCGAAGCCGAAGCCCAGGCCTTCGGACAGCTGATGAACACCGACGACCTCATGGAGGGCGTCACCGCCTTCATGGGCGACCGCGACCCCGACTTCCAGGGCGAGTAA
- a CDS encoding DUF5820 family protein has protein sequence MTEWSLPDGWTVWSDEDGGRTVLVFRPDVFDGADFPAPCLPTIYVSRRSPGTRLRQRDRTAGPWHVSLSLEPEVRVAAADETVDTRREAVAAATRLAERFANGEVAYRDAYQVPREDYLDELDRLTN, from the coding sequence ATGACGGAGTGGTCGCTGCCCGACGGCTGGACGGTGTGGAGCGACGAGGACGGCGGACGCACAGTGTTGGTGTTCCGGCCGGACGTGTTCGACGGCGCGGACTTCCCCGCGCCCTGCCTGCCGACCATCTACGTGAGCCGTCGCAGTCCCGGCACGCGGCTCCGACAGCGCGACCGAACGGCGGGGCCGTGGCACGTCTCGCTCTCCCTCGAACCGGAAGTCCGCGTCGCTGCCGCGGACGAGACCGTGGACACGCGCCGGGAGGCCGTCGCGGCGGCCACCCGCCTCGCGGAGCGCTTCGCGAACGGCGAGGTGGCGTACCGGGACGCCTACCAGGTGCCCCGCGAGGACTACCTGGACGAACTCGACCGGCTCACGAACTGA
- a CDS encoding AAA family ATPase: MSLLVVFGPPAAGKTTLATRLAERFDAPVLHSDDYTTRTYERLLDDAEARRREHPLVVLDGTFHDPDWRGWARDLDDAYCLYVTAALDTCLRRDWERADSIGEPGVRTIHRAFREQEATADADFTVDTRILPEETAFSLASRRVADWLSS, encoded by the coding sequence ATGAGCCTGCTCGTCGTCTTCGGCCCGCCGGCTGCCGGGAAGACCACGCTCGCGACCCGCCTCGCGGAGCGCTTCGACGCCCCCGTCCTCCACTCCGACGACTACACCACTCGCACCTACGAGCGCCTGCTCGACGACGCCGAAGCGCGCCGCCGCGAGCACCCTCTCGTCGTCCTCGACGGCACGTTCCACGACCCCGACTGGCGGGGGTGGGCGCGCGACCTCGACGACGCGTACTGCCTGTACGTCACCGCCGCCCTCGACACCTGCCTCCGCCGGGACTGGGAGCGCGCGGACTCGATAGGCGAACCGGGCGTCAGAACCATCCACCGGGCGTTCCGCGAGCAAGAGGCGACCGCGGACGCGGACTTCACCGTGGACACGCGAATCCTTCCCGAAGAAACGGCGTTCTCGCTCGCCAGCCGGCGGGTCGCGGACTGGCTCAGTTCGTGA
- a CDS encoding UPF0179 family protein encodes MLTLVGTRLADPGTEFVYRGEASACEDCPYRKQCLNLTEGVRYEVTDVRKNGQELDCGVHDGGVVAVDVEPASVRANVPSKGAYAGSRGQLLGPCPHTECPSHEYCEPMGVDFDENRKIEEIVGDPPHDYCALGRELTLVEFAPEGD; translated from the coding sequence ATGTTGACGCTCGTCGGGACGCGGCTCGCAGACCCCGGGACGGAGTTCGTCTACCGGGGCGAGGCGAGCGCTTGCGAGGACTGTCCGTACCGCAAGCAGTGCCTGAACCTCACCGAGGGCGTCCGGTACGAGGTGACCGACGTCCGAAAGAACGGCCAGGAACTCGACTGCGGCGTGCACGACGGCGGCGTGGTCGCCGTGGACGTGGAACCCGCGAGCGTCCGCGCGAACGTCCCGTCGAAGGGCGCGTACGCCGGCAGCAGGGGCCAGTTGCTGGGGCCGTGTCCGCACACCGAGTGCCCGAGCCACGAGTACTGCGAGCCGATGGGCGTGGACTTCGACGAGAACCGGAAAATCGAGGAGATCGTCGGCGACCCGCCCCACGACTACTGCGCGCTCGGCCGGGAGTTGACGCTCGTGGAGTTCGCGCCCGAGGGCGACTGA
- a CDS encoding succinylglutamate desuccinylase/aspartoacylase family protein, translating to MRVEQLGDGDPELAVVGGVHGDEPCGVRAIERLLDDDPDVERPVKCIVVNEKALERGVRYVDSDLNRSFTPDTPADAHERQLAQELAAEVQGMTVFSIHSTQSHADPFAVSDGRAAHVQRIVPRLSVVALVDTQDFGDGRLFAADADIVEVEAGLQGSETAAENAYTLAREFLTVEGALPGDAVERELPAFTMGDPIPKPAADEYEVFAENFSFVEAGDPVAAADGEVIRADRDFYPVLLSPYGYANQFGYHGQKQDSLGQSPSGANSTSVNSRPSAQ from the coding sequence ATGCGCGTCGAACAGTTGGGCGACGGCGACCCCGAGTTGGCCGTCGTCGGCGGAGTGCACGGCGACGAACCCTGTGGGGTTCGCGCGATAGAGCGACTCCTCGACGACGACCCGGACGTCGAACGCCCCGTGAAGTGCATCGTCGTCAACGAGAAAGCCCTAGAGCGCGGCGTCCGGTACGTGGACTCCGACCTGAACCGGTCGTTCACGCCGGACACGCCCGCGGACGCCCACGAGCGACAGCTCGCGCAGGAGCTCGCGGCAGAAGTGCAGGGGATGACCGTGTTCTCCATTCACTCCACGCAGTCCCACGCCGACCCGTTCGCGGTGAGCGACGGGCGCGCCGCGCACGTCCAGCGCATCGTCCCGCGGCTCTCCGTCGTGGCGCTCGTGGACACGCAGGACTTCGGCGACGGCCGTCTCTTCGCCGCGGACGCCGACATCGTCGAGGTCGAAGCCGGCCTCCAGGGCTCGGAGACAGCGGCGGAGAACGCGTACACGCTCGCCCGGGAGTTCCTCACGGTGGAAGGCGCGCTCCCCGGTGACGCCGTCGAACGCGAACTCCCGGCGTTCACGATGGGCGACCCGATTCCGAAACCCGCGGCCGACGAGTACGAGGTGTTCGCGGAGAACTTCTCGTTCGTCGAGGCGGGCGACCCCGTCGCCGCCGCCGACGGCGAAGTCATCCGCGCCGACCGCGACTTCTACCCCGTGCTCCTCTCACCGTACGGGTACGCGAACCAGTTCGGCTACCACGGACAGAAACAGGACTCGCTCGGTCAGTCGCCCTCGGGCGCGAACTCCACGAGCGTCAACTCCCGGCCGAGCGCGCAGTAG
- a CDS encoding inositol monophosphatase, which yields MSERDRASVVESAARAGARVADEFFRTDIDVETKDGKTDVVTHADRDAQREVIEAVRESFPEDAIVGEEEDELKEVPERGPVWVIDPIDGTNNYVRDIPVWATSVAAVEDRETVAAANVLPALGDTYVSNEAGVWLNGDPVSVSGEDDPEAFTVSPTVWWAFADRDEYAGICEGVVERFGDMRRFGSAQVSLSMVAAGQLEATVTNVETNPWDTVAGVHMIRQAGGRVTDIEGDEWTPESAGLVASNDTRHEAVLAAARRAIE from the coding sequence ATGAGCGAACGCGATAGGGCGTCGGTGGTGGAGTCGGCCGCGCGCGCCGGCGCTCGCGTTGCGGACGAGTTCTTCCGAACGGACATCGACGTGGAGACCAAAGACGGGAAGACGGACGTGGTGACGCACGCCGACCGGGACGCCCAGCGCGAGGTTATCGAGGCGGTTCGGGAGTCGTTTCCGGAGGACGCCATCGTGGGCGAGGAGGAGGACGAGCTGAAGGAGGTCCCCGAGCGGGGGCCGGTGTGGGTCATCGACCCCATCGACGGGACGAACAACTACGTGCGGGACATCCCGGTGTGGGCGACGAGCGTCGCGGCGGTGGAAGACCGAGAGACGGTGGCGGCGGCGAACGTCCTGCCCGCGCTCGGCGACACCTACGTCTCGAACGAGGCGGGCGTGTGGCTGAACGGCGATCCGGTGTCGGTGAGCGGCGAGGACGACCCGGAGGCGTTCACGGTGTCGCCGACGGTCTGGTGGGCGTTCGCTGACCGCGACGAGTACGCGGGCATCTGCGAGGGCGTCGTCGAGCGGTTCGGCGACATGCGGCGGTTCGGGAGCGCGCAGGTGTCGCTGTCGATGGTGGCGGCGGGCCAGTTGGAGGCGACGGTGACGAACGTCGAGACGAACCCCTGGGACACGGTCGCGGGCGTGCACATGATTCGGCAGGCCGGCGGGCGCGTGACGGACATCGAAGGCGACGAGTGGACGCCGGAGAGCGCGGGCCTGGTGGCGTCGAACGACACCAGACACGAGGCGGTGCTCGCGGCCGCGCGGCGTGCAATCGAGTAG
- a CDS encoding Lrp/AsnC family transcriptional regulator: MDLDDTDRAILQALQEDARVPFSEIARRIDMSSATVHDRVKRMEEEGVIRGYHADVDPEAIGYGLSAIVGLRVEQGREDEALDLLKSIDGVQEITLTTGEWDIVMRVYAPDTAKLRELMFDRIAQVEGFARSQTMVVLDTEYRTHELPV; encoded by the coding sequence ATGGACCTCGACGACACGGACCGCGCCATCCTCCAGGCGCTCCAGGAGGACGCGCGCGTGCCGTTCAGCGAGATCGCGAGACGCATCGACATGTCGAGCGCGACCGTCCACGACCGCGTGAAGCGCATGGAGGAGGAGGGCGTCATCCGCGGCTACCACGCCGACGTCGACCCGGAAGCCATCGGCTACGGCCTCTCGGCCATCGTCGGACTGCGGGTCGAGCAGGGCCGGGAGGACGAGGCGCTCGACCTCCTGAAGAGCATCGACGGCGTGCAGGAGATAACGCTCACGACGGGCGAGTGGGACATCGTGATGCGGGTGTACGCGCCGGACACGGCGAAACTCCGCGAGCTCATGTTCGACCGCATCGCGCAGGTGGAGGGGTTCGCGCGCTCCCAGACGATGGTCGTCCTCGACACCGAGTACCGGACGCACGAGCTCCCGGTCTGA
- a CDS encoding DUF63 family protein → MTFPETDRERAWTAGVGAALLALVGGSVLFYDAVYGGFVWHYFWGPVYADAHGAACAAWNGGSPVLYDSAARCAQAAEPVAYPGYTLVSEVGYMVTLIVMLSGVVFLLDRLTVGEDRRLLFALLPFMFFGGALRVVEDANDALGGSAISYPWNAFIISPLIYFTVFFLAVGALVVAVWLSRRDYTDDYYRPLAAIGSAALALALGYLGYLAATTDRVHFIPVFTVLTIGIATALAAAIYKGADAFAPEINYGTGFAGAVVIWGHAVDGVSNVIGLDWGGELGYPYGDLVPKHPVNSAIVDLTQQYVPQGVTAVVGDAWGFLLVKLVAATFVVWLFNDDLYDENPRFAVLLLVAVLAVGLGPGTRDMLRATFGI, encoded by the coding sequence ATGACTTTCCCGGAGACCGACCGCGAGCGAGCGTGGACGGCGGGCGTCGGCGCCGCCCTGCTCGCGCTCGTCGGTGGGTCCGTCCTCTTCTACGACGCGGTGTACGGTGGGTTCGTCTGGCACTACTTCTGGGGGCCGGTGTACGCGGACGCCCACGGCGCGGCCTGTGCGGCGTGGAACGGCGGCAGCCCCGTCCTCTACGACAGCGCCGCCCGGTGCGCGCAGGCCGCCGAACCCGTGGCGTACCCCGGGTACACGCTCGTGAGCGAAGTCGGGTACATGGTGACGCTCATCGTGATGCTCAGCGGCGTCGTCTTCCTCCTCGACCGCCTGACGGTCGGCGAGGACCGCCGGCTGCTGTTCGCGCTGTTGCCGTTCATGTTCTTCGGCGGCGCGCTCCGCGTCGTCGAGGACGCGAACGACGCGCTCGGCGGGAGCGCCATCAGCTACCCCTGGAACGCGTTCATCATCAGCCCGCTCATCTACTTCACCGTCTTCTTCCTCGCGGTGGGCGCGCTCGTCGTCGCCGTCTGGCTCTCCCGGCGCGACTACACCGACGACTACTACCGGCCGCTCGCCGCCATCGGGAGCGCCGCGCTCGCGCTCGCCCTCGGCTACCTCGGCTACCTCGCCGCGACCACCGACCGCGTCCACTTCATTCCCGTGTTCACGGTGCTCACCATCGGCATCGCCACCGCGCTCGCCGCGGCGATCTACAAGGGCGCAGACGCGTTCGCGCCAGAAATCAACTACGGCACGGGGTTCGCGGGCGCGGTCGTCATCTGGGGGCACGCCGTCGACGGCGTGTCGAACGTCATCGGCCTCGACTGGGGCGGCGAACTCGGCTACCCCTACGGCGACCTCGTCCCGAAACACCCCGTGAACAGCGCCATCGTCGACCTCACTCAGCAGTACGTCCCGCAGGGCGTCACCGCAGTCGTCGGCGACGCCTGGGGGTTCCTCCTCGTGAAACTGGTCGCGGCGACGTTCGTCGTCTGGCTGTTCAACGACGACCTCTACGATGAGAACCCGCGGTTCGCCGTGCTCCTCCTCGTCGCCGTGCTCGCGGTCGGTCTCGGCCCGGGGACGCGCGACATGCTCCGCGCGACCTTCGGAATCTAG
- a CDS encoding XapX domain-containing protein has translation MNATYVVLALLTGAITGAVFRFFEVPIPAPPSLAGVMGIVGIYVGYKLVEYAGVQYDIVEALGL, from the coding sequence ATGAACGCCACGTACGTCGTCCTCGCGCTCCTCACCGGCGCGATTACGGGCGCAGTGTTCCGCTTTTTCGAAGTGCCGATTCCCGCGCCGCCCAGCCTCGCGGGCGTGATGGGGATCGTCGGTATCTACGTCGGGTACAAGCTCGTGGAGTACGCGGGCGTCCAGTACGACATCGTGGAGGCGCTCGGTCTCTAG